The Quercus lobata isolate SW786 chromosome 9, ValleyOak3.0 Primary Assembly, whole genome shotgun sequence region TCATTTTGATCTCTTAAGTTAGAATGAACTGAAGTATACATGTTTGATGAAATTATGtacaattcaaaaatatttcttttaaagaaTAATTAGTACACCATTAATCatgccaaaacttcactcttTTTCCATTCCCTACATCAAATTTCATAAACTTCATAACTCTATCCCAACCCGCTCTTATTCCCCTCCATAAGCTGCATCCGCAAGCACTTTGTATCATCTTCATTGACCATTTACGCCATGCTTCCCCATATTTCATCAAAATCACCATCTCCACAAATGAGTATCTTCAGCCCCTACCACCAAATCCACTTACCTAACAAGGCACGATTAAACGTGCCCAATTGGCATACCATTAATGCTACATTACCAATAGGAGAGCACACAGTAATCCAGTTCAGAAGATGAAATTTAAATCCATCACTGCCTCCATTCCAAAGAAAATTCCCTCTATAAATTCTCTAATCTATTAGCTACAAACGTGGGAATCATGTCGAATTGGAAGGAATACTTTTTAGTAATGTCAacctccccctttttggcaatTTCAACCACTTCCACCCCAAAATTACACTTCCTTTTCTCCAAGATGCGGTTCCACGCAGTTCTTGCCTTCAAGGACAAACCCAAAGGCACACCAAGGTGATTCATTGGTATGCCATTAACTTTACACACAAGGATTTAACCATTTCATTGATGTGACCCACCTCCCATACTAGAACGATTTCGTGTTTGCTCATACTGACTTTCAATCCTATCACAACTTCAAAACGAATTAGAACCATTCTAACATAAAGGATCTACTCCATGTTTGCATCACAAAGCAAACTAGTATCATTTGCAAATGGTAAATGAGAAACCATAAGTTTGTTGTTAGTATCAATTCCAACCTCAAACTCAGAGATGAATCTCCCATCCTTAGATCTCAACATTCTAGTTAGTACCTCCATAAccaaaataaaaggcaaagtaTTACTTTGCCATAGACCCCTGAAGCAGTTGAAAAACACTGTTGGCGAGTCATTTAACAGTATTGAAAAAGGTATGTAGTCGcataaaaataaatccaaagtCTACACCTATCACCAAAGCTCATTCTCTCTATCAAATGGCATGATCTTAGGCATTTTCATTATCTAGTTTGCAAATAATGTCTGGTAGTCCTCTTTTGATACAACTATCTAAACATTCGCTGGTGATGAGGATAGAGTCCAGAATCTGCCTCCCTCCCACAAATGCATTTTGAGATCCTGAAATTAAACTATCTAGCACCAACTCAGACTGTTAGCCAACACCTTTGCTGCTAACAGTTTATAAACACTCCCAATCAAGATAATAGGCCAAAAGTGACGCACAACTTTGAatagaaagtaaataaatacttTGTGGAGTCATAAATCATGTTTATGAATTTTAATCCATAAGTGGATTTTTAAGTGGTtcaagctaaatttttttgctcttaTACATCTTGGAGTTTGGACCATTGAGAAGCATTGATAAAGCTTTGAGTTGAGAATGCACACACCTCATAATTgaagcaagaaaataaaataaaggacatGACATAATTACCAGAAACAAGCTCCGTAGTTAAGACTTTCTTCCTTGAAAGATTGTCCACAACCAAAGGAACATAAAACCCCTCTGTGCCTGACAGCAGATTACGGAACCGTTTTTGATTTGCCGCCTCCAATTCATAGTCACATTCACGTGATAATTCTTCCTTAGCCACCTACAAAAATTCCAACATAAGCATGGATTTTTAACTGTTCAACACataattcttcatttttattagCTTCATCCAGCATCCCCACGAACCAACCTCCATCCTATGTCATTCAGTAGAGGACTAAGGGCATGTTTAGTAGACTGTGATAGgtattgtaatgtaatagttattcctatggtttaggTATTCTTTagtttagttatatttttattacaaggaatagtcattccttatgaatagtcattcttcaaaatgaggaataactattcctctttaaaGGTTGTATtagttattccttagtaagtgcaataatttcaaaacttaatatatttccaaataaacaaactttctataTACATCtaccaattataaaaataaaaattcataaaaaataacacatatctctcttaaattttaaaaaaacaatttttaaggagatatgattgtatgagtaagatatttcctaaaataaatgttaagtttcattataatgttataacttacaaccaaactaatgaataagtttagttattacattacaatacactttattactagtaataaagattacaattcctgTCGTAATcctcattcagtgtaccaaataTACCCTAAGTGTCGAACTCATGTGGCAAAAGAGAGGGAATGGTATGGAACAAAAGAGTGTATACTGTACTGAGAGCTGGTGTAGCAGAGTGCTAAGATTTTGTAGGTAGAtaaatataatcataatatgCCATGAACTTTGTTGGTGACTTTAAAGACTCAAGGGGTCAGCAGGAAAAGACAAGATAACTGGGCTTTATGAAGAATACTAAGTTGTTTGAGCCTCTCAGAAGTTTGCATGCTCATGAATATGGTGTTGAAGGCTGAACCGCACTTGGAATAAAACAATAAAGACATTCATATACATATAAGTGCAGATAGATTACAAACCTTCATAGCTCTGTCAAGATAAAGTCCTTTTGGAATTAGATTTGTATAATCTAAAAGAAGTCTCACGTTCTCTATGTCACTGTCAATGCTATTCGCAACACCAGGGTACTGAATTTTCATTGCCACTTGCATACCATCCTTTGTGACAGCCCCATGCACCTACAATTGTTATAAAACTGTGAGGCCAAGAGCAGAAACATTCTGAACAGTATAGAATTAGATGAGAACTGTTGATACCCATCATCCACCATCTTTGTTCCTTTTCCTGTTTCAAAGGTGGTTGGATGACACTATACATGGGATGGTTATTGAAGGGTAGCATTCAGTGAAAAAATAGTACTGATAAATGTACTATGTCTCTCATCACCTGGCCTATGCTTGCAGCAGCGATTGGTTCATAATCAAAACTAATCAATTTTGATGACCAGTCAGGACCTAACTCtgcatccaaaacttgattaagCTGGCTCCTTGGCATCACATCTGCACCTTGTCGGACAATATCCAGAGCAGCCAAGATCTACATGGAATTGAAAGATgcgaaaaaagaaaacatagcaaaacacttattttgtattttattttttaaaaaagtacaaACTCTAAGCTTTGTGggcaacaaaataaaacataatcaGTACAAATAAAGCTCCCCAGTATGAATGTAATTGGTTTGACAATGATCATAGTCACCATTTTTTAGCAGAAGCCTCCATAGCCTAGTCTAGATGGGATAGGTTTGATACCAGACCTATATCCTAGTAAAATTAAAACAACTGACATCCCATCGTTTGCATAGGAACCTAGCATTTATTCATGTAACAGTAatcttcaaaaattaaatcttattATAGCACAACCAATTCTAAAGCCATCATTTTAGCTTACAATGGATGAAGTAATTCCTTTTTCTTCGTTAATATTCTACGCACACATTAAGACACAGTCATTTAATTTGTCCAATACATACAtcgaaaagagagagacaagaaTTAGAATACCGGAGCAGGGACAAGGGATTCATCCTGTATACTCAACATCTGGCCAATTTTAAGTGCAGCTCCACGCATTCTGCAAAGCGCAAGGGCCAGACGCTCTGCATTTTTCTCAGACAGGAATGGAGACAGTGCACTCTTCTTGTCTTGCGAAGGTGGTGTCCCATAAACAAGCCTCTTCGCTGATTCCTGAACCGTTCCCCAGGCAAGACCAGCTCCAAGACCAGCAAACCTTTTTTTTCATCAGTTAAACATCAAAGTTtcagattttgattttgatttttttttttggttaagtcaGGAATTTGCAAAAATCATACAACAACCAAGCTTTAGTTCCAAATCTTGAAGTTCACTATGGGTCCTCAATAGATTAGTCAGGTCTACCTCGCGCGCCATTCTATTATATCCAAAGTCATAGTCTCTATTACTTTTCTACTTAACATGTCATTTTCTAGTTTCTATCACTTCTCCAAATGTTCTTTTTGGTTTTCCATTCCAAGTAACTCTTTCTCGCTCTACTCTGAATATACAAAAAGCCATAGAATCGTagaatacaaataaaaaagcattaaaaagaaaaagagcacTGACCCAAGAGCTCTGGAAAATGGGGTGGTAGGAACTCTCCTTTCCCTGGGTTTCCTCCTCTTGAATGGCACCACTTCCATTTTGGCATCTTCCTTGTGAGGCTCACATTCTTTGACCAACCCATCTCTGACATCCAAATCCTCCGCTACAGAAGCTTCCCTTACATTGccattatcattattattatcattagtAATACTAATACCATCACTGTCAATAACCGACGGTActccttcttgtttttgttgatgCTGTGTTGGGTCTGAGGAAGAATTGTCAGAGGTGGTGTCGAAGTAAACAACAGAATCGAGtttggaggaggaggaggaggaggaggtagGGTTAGGGAGGTGGCGGACCCTGCCCTTGGTGAGACCAGATAGGTCAGTGGCGGATACAACGGCTTTCTTGATTAGATTTTGGAGATCGCCATTCTTGGCGGCTTCGAAAGCTTGAGAATCCTTAGCAAATTCCTTGGCGATTAACGACACTCCGTTCACAATTCTACTGGCATCCTTCAAAAAACCCATAAGTAACAACCTTTGTTTCTAAATCTATTCTACTTTATTCTAGTACCCCATCATGTCTtttcgattttttattttcatttttctctttttgatttgattttttttttggggtttggtttcaatttcttttttcccttttttttttttgttcattttacatatataagcaaaataaaaaataaaataaatatcaacgtataaaattattttgtttatttttgctttGACTGCTTTTCAGCCGCCCAAACCAAACTcccactttttttaaaatttttatttttagaatcaacCAAGATTAGGGTTGTAAATGACTAAATAAAAACCTCACTCATTTTTGTTGGTCTATAAACAAACCAAGTTTAAACCTTAATTTGTTTAggtttgtttaataaacaaaccaaatccaagcaaaagaaaaaaaaaattgttcatgaaCAGGCTCATAAACAATAAAGCTTGTTAAAAAACAAGATGAGCTTAAGTTGTTTTATAGAGCTTGgaaataaatcttataaaaaataaaaagttcggTAATAAATTCGATATGatcttgaaaaataaactcatttCTTACTAAGTCTTTAATTAATTAGGAGTTAGGACCACATATTTAAACCAAGGAAAATACTTAGGTACTCTTGGAGTATAGAGAAATGGTGTTTCCTTCTCTCATATTTATAGTGGACCACACTATGAATGTGAAAGGAATGAACACCATTTACTACCGTGCTCCGGGAGTACCTAAAAACTACTCCTAAACCTAAATGACTTGATTACTTAATATGAGCTTGATAATGTACTTCTATTGGATCTTGAACTCAAAAGCTTGATTTGAACCTTGAGTTTGAGCTTGAGCTCATTTTGACTAATGGATCAAGTCAAGCCAAGTCAAGCTCAAACTGGGATGATCAAGGGAACTGGGTGCTTGGGTTTTCTAGGAAAATTGGGAGTATTACTAGCTATGTGGCAGAGTTGTGGGCTTTAAGGGATGGGCTTCACCTGTCTATTGAAGAACCATCTTGATGTGGAAGTGGAACTTGATGCTAAGGTCATTGTGGATGCGCTATCTACCAATCAGCATGTAGACCTTCCTTCGTCTCCCCTCATGGATGATTGTAAGTTCTTGGCTACCAGGTTCAACCACATTCAGTTCAAGCACTGTTACCGTGAATCAAACAAATGCGCTGATGGGCTTGCTAGGATAGGTGCCACGCAGACTGATGATTTTCTGGTCTATGATAACCCCCCTGTGGAGCTAGAGAGTAGCTTTAGTCATGATTTGAATGGATTGTATTCTATAAGACGTTGATCTTCTTCTGTgttattttcttagttttaatgaaattccttttctaccaaaaaaaaaaaaaaaagctcaaactCAAGCCAAGTTTGAACATTTTACATTTGTTGTCAAGCTGAGCTTGAACATTCAATACTTGAAAAAATTCGACTCATTTACCAGCCTAACCAAAATCTCACCTAATACAagaaaaatagtttttgaaaaatgttttttttataagtataattttttttaaatgttttaggTCAAACAAGGGAGATtacccataaataaataaaaacaaaggattaaacattttctagTTCCTTTTAGTAATTTACACCTTTAAGCTTATAATTTATAGgtggtttcaaattaaatcctatatgttcacaataaatttcaattcaaactaTAATCACGTTGAGTGTGAAGGTTAATGGAAAATGCTTAAACAAATCGACATTGTATGGCATtttataataatgttttttgtATAATAGGTATGATGTTATTTTTCTAAACATCTTCCATTTAATGACATCACCATAAATGAGTTTACATGAtacattaaattttgtaaacCAAAATCCTACAAAGTCACACACcaaatctctctatctctctctctcaaacaatatataaaattaaaaattatattacaactttacttaatTATGCATCATCATACGTCCAGAATAAagtatcttttttaattataatatatttttattaaaatttatagttcaactatgatattcaattttctatatgaaattaacattaattTAGTTGGtattatatatcaaattatatatttaatgtatcaaattaaccatTATGGGagtcaaaaacacaaaaaaaaaaaaaaaaaaaaaaaaagaactaggGCCCGTTTGGTCATGGAGTTCAAAAGCTATTGTTTAAAAAGATATGAAAATCgtggtttaaaaaatgttgttgaAAAACgtatttttagtgtttataaaacaaaaaatgtgtttggtatcatggtttaaataacatgtttcagtgttcaaaaaatataaaaatgtgtttggtatgtgtatttgatttttaaaaaatgttgacACCTTTGATcgaaataaacatttttttattcaaaaaacatttttttaatgccGCAGGTGCACGTTAGGATTACAATCTCAAAATTCCCTATCCTATAGTCAATACTAAACATTTAATTActaaatggaaaatattaattaaccaaaaattacttatttatttatataaataagtaaacatagataattatattataataatataagaaTTAAAAGTACTTAAGATATTTGTTGCATGTCAATCAATTAATATCATCACTACACATCTCACATTACGTTGGgctcaaagctaaaaaaaaactaatggcTAAAACATTTTGCCcatctttattaaaaaattaaaagctttcTACTTTCCTGATGCAAGTCACGTGGAGGCTTTGGAAACATaaaaaagagcacaaaaactaagggtatgtttggttagGGTGAAAACAGGGAGAATGGAAAATAAGGAGATGAAAATAGGGtggaaaatgacatttttcattGTTTGGTTGAGATGGGGAGGGGGAGAGAAAAGTGGTGGGGCCCACAAGTTTTCTCTCCTACCCCTTCAAAATACAATCTCtccaaatttgagagaaaattggagtgaaaagtggaaaaaatatttGGACAAAATTGCCCACACTTGTTTTTTACGTTtctgacttttctttttttttacttttcctttgTAACGTtgggctttttgtttttttgtttttttttttctttctttgattttgtcaGGTGGTGGgttcttcctcttttccttctcttttttttttttttaaattttttttattatttttttaagaaaacactTTTGGATGATTTCTTatactattttttgaaatatccACTTTCATctatacacaaatttttttttttttaaagtataatgtattactttttgttttatttaagagAGACATGatggtaaatttatacaaaatttattttcaactaactcaaaaatttttccgtccctccacttttccatcctctcaaccaaatacaaataaggaaaactaaaaacttcccacttttccatcctttctctattttctatcctctcacttttctatcctcccaatCAAATAGACCCTAAAAGAGAGAAACTACAACAATGACTGGAGacgaacaaaagaaagagaagaaggaggaaaagaagaaaaaaagaagaagaaacagcAGTAGAAGATGAAGGCATGACACCATGACCGGTGACTTGTGTTGGCAACTGGCTGCTTCAACTTGGCATAGCCTCTGCTGcgtcgtcttcttcttcttttttcccccccccccccccttacaaataagaaatttatgaaatgaagaggaagatgatgaagagagagatgagattaTTTCGGTTTTGGtgatttatgggtttggtttgtGTTGGGTGTGTATTGTGTTTGAAGAAATTTATGGGATGAGGAGGAAGATGACAAAGAGGGAGATGGGGAattattttggtttgggtttgggtttgtgctcATATGTACTGTTTTGGTTTGTGTTGGGAAAGGTAGAGCATCAGGAGGCAGAGCATCGTGAAAAGGAAAGGGCAGAGCATCGGGTTTTAGAAAACtattattacattttattttattttggtttatatatatttttaataatttgctGATGTGGAAATTTGTGTGAGTTTCAGAggcttcagttatatatatatagatgagacCTTTGGCTAcaccaccgccaccgccacAGCTATTTGTTGactaagaaaaaattcaaaaaaaaaaaaaaaacacgtacacacacatttttttttcccttaataggTATATCATTGTAGGGGCAGGCTTTAGCTCTTAGGTCCAAAAGATGAATGAACtaaggcccaaagagcccagtacaataaatttgtagagaatgggttgaaaAAGCTAGGCTTCAATGAAGTGGACGACGCCCTTAATGGGCTAAGGATGGtaagagaacaaagaaaaacaataaatagaCAAACGTGACACACAAAAATTCTTCCTTAGCAATGTCCGAGGAGAGTAGTTCTTGAATATATTTCTCTCAGCTTTGATTACAGTCACTTTTCTTAATACTACAGTGTTTTTACTACAAACTTTTGTCTCTCCTCATCCtttggagggtctctcacattatatagctcccttcaGGCAATCTTGACCCTGTGAGTGCtcgtcccatcagacaccttcgCAAGTCCCCTGTGAGTTGCGGCGGCTAAGACAGTACTGTTTAGGGGTCTTTTTCACATAAATGCAGCTGGGGGTTTGGTGGGATACATTAAATGTAGGGGCAGCCACCACCCCTTCAATCATGTCAGGGCCAACCCCTCTCAAAAACTTTCCCTCAGCAGTAAGACCTCCTCTGGCAATGTGCCACTGATGTGGCCTTACTGTCCGAGCGTGTGGCCTCCTCGGCCATGGATATGACACGTGGCAcaggtgttttttttaaatttttgtacccCATAATCATATATGAATGTATATAAGGTAGTATATATGCTCCAAATcaaggccaaaatggccaaataccaccatTTGGCAAAATAGCCTTCAAGTTTGCCATgctattttacataaaaaattggTGGCTATTTTTCATGGAATtcgagttttaaaaaagtgGTAAATTCCTAATTATTTCACAAACAATGGTAAATCCCTACATATTTTGCCAAATAGTGGTACTTGACTATTTTAGCCCCAAATCAAGCCTAGTTTatagagagttttatttctattttttttaatgcttataAATGTTTCCATTTCAGGTTCAGGCATGCACTATGAGAGAATTTTCCAAGTTTTGTGCTTGATTTACATGGCTACTAAATATTTTGTGCCTAATTTAATtggatcttcttcttcttttctttttctttttttttgataggataaTTTAATTGGTTCTGGTTAAagggttttattttaattttttttaatgcttataAATGTTTCCATTTCAGGTTCAGGCATGCACTATGAGTCtttgagaaaaaatttcaagttttgcGCTAGATTTACATGGCTACTAAATATTCTGTGcctaatttaattggttttggaCAGTGGATTCTTTTGCTTGATTCTTTTGTATgccttagagcattcacaatggcAAATGCCATCCTATCCTATTTTACAATTccaaaaatctactttatcaattataccataccattttacaataaacccaacatcccaaaactatatttttttcccattttatttaaatattcttttttattcatttttttactatttctctttttctcttccttttcctctctttctccctcagcCTCTAGCACTGGCCACAACTAAACAAAGAATCACGACCACACCACCACCATGCCCACCACGCCACCACAACCCTCTGCCCAACAAAATCCCATcggaaaacaaaataaaacccaccaAGTACCCACTAAAAACCCagcaaacccataaaaataaataaataaataaaacaaaataaaacccaccaAGTACCCACTAAAAACCCAGCAAACCCATAAAAACCTAGCAAACCCATAGCAACCCAATTAACCAATCCAAACACCAGTCACACCCACGATGAGAATCAAAGGACAAAATCACCAAATCCAGAAACCGGCCAACATGTCAAcaccaccaaacccaccaaacGCCAGTCTCTAGGCCGATCTCCACCGCGTTGACCTCCAGCCACCACGCCGATCTCAGCCTCGCCACCAGCCTTGCCACCACGTCAATTCAAAGAAACTGATTGGAATGTGACTATTGGAATAGAGAGTGGGGCcagaaaagccaaaaaaagcCAAACGCCGGTCTCTAATGTCGATCTCCACACCAGTCTCCGCTACGCTGATCTAGAAATCCATCACTTATAACAGCCAACCCCCCACGCCAACAGATAGAGAAGAGGGAGacagagagaaaatagagaagagagaggatgagtaaagagagagggagacaaGTGAGTCAGAGAGAAAGAAactgaataaaaaagaatattttatttttacaattgtgctacagtatcGTCACAATTTGTGAcggtactgtagcactattgtaaattattttaggatACAAGTCCGACTGCTGGGCTCTTTTTGTGCCTTGATGCTAAATTTCCCCTACATTTCCCATTTACAATCCccaatgagaatgctcttatagGATTCTTTCATTATTTTCCCCCCTCTTGATTTGagtgcttttttatttttatttttaattatgtagaatac contains the following coding sequences:
- the LOC115960277 gene encoding protein ABC transporter 1, mitochondrial encodes the protein MGFLKDASRIVNGVSLIAKEFAKDSQAFEAAKNGDLQNLIKKAVVSATDLSGLTKGRVRHLPNPTSSSSSSSKLDSVVYFDTTSDNSSSDPTQHQQKQEGVPSVIDSDGISITNDNNNDNGNVREASVAEDLDVRDGLVKECEPHKEDAKMEVVPFKRRKPRERRVPTTPFSRALGFAGLGAGLAWGTVQESAKRLVYGTPPSQDKKSALSPFLSEKNAERLALALCRMRGAALKIGQMLSIQDESLVPAPILAALDIVRQGADVMPRSQLNQVLDAELGPDWSSKLISFDYEPIAAASIGQVHGAVTKDGMQVAMKIQYPGVANSIDSDIENVRLLLDYTNLIPKGLYLDRAMKVAKEELSRECDYELEAANQKRFRNLLSGTEGFYVPLVVDNLSRKKVLTTELVSGIPIDKVALLDQKTRNYIGEKLLELTLMELFVFRFMQTDPNWSNFLYDEATKLINLIDFGAARDYPKCFVDDYLGMVIACANSDADAVIEMSKRLGFLTGMESDIMLDAHVQAGFIVGLPFAKPGGYDFRSTNITQGVSNLGATMLKHRLTPPPDEVYSLHRKLSGAFLACVKLGAVVPCREVLLKIYEQYQFGEEDGEILSSGQSSS